From Shewanella yunxiaonensis, the proteins below share one genomic window:
- a CDS encoding TIGR01620 family protein, with product MTSKQKMQSNENTAQPLTQQTTEQDNLRPFREYQQTTQVTFEPTATVLLPVKDTADADEILAHHAKKQASIGTLLRPKKLSRLAKLALSGLLAAVVVQTGLGLADAWTQSPWLFGFYSTVIGVVLLWTGGITLAEWRQLKKLKQMEDDRVIGARLLGSMQMGEALPFIRGITASMPSSAVAEIRALEAALSPEQNDAEQVRLFDTIVLRQRDQAAKKIVRHFAAESALLLAISPFAVLDMALVLWRNQKMISQIAESYGIKLGYWSRIRLFRGIVLNILYAGTTELAMDIGNQLLSVELTGKLSARLGQGLGAGLLTARLGYQAMALCRPLAFDDKQRPRLSGIHKELLQELQQLRQKAKQATEDNEVS from the coding sequence ATGACGTCAAAACAGAAAATGCAGTCAAACGAAAACACTGCACAGCCTTTAACACAGCAAACAACCGAGCAGGATAATCTTCGTCCATTTCGTGAGTATCAGCAGACTACCCAAGTGACGTTTGAACCTACTGCGACAGTTCTGCTACCGGTAAAGGATACCGCCGATGCGGATGAGATACTTGCGCATCATGCCAAAAAGCAGGCTTCTATTGGAACCTTGCTCAGACCCAAAAAATTATCACGGCTGGCAAAACTCGCGCTATCGGGACTGCTAGCAGCCGTCGTTGTGCAAACCGGATTGGGGCTAGCTGACGCCTGGACCCAAAGCCCTTGGCTATTTGGCTTCTACAGTACGGTTATCGGGGTGGTGTTGTTATGGACCGGTGGGATTACCCTGGCTGAATGGCGACAGCTGAAAAAATTGAAACAGATGGAGGATGACAGGGTTATCGGGGCACGTTTACTCGGCAGTATGCAGATGGGCGAGGCCCTGCCGTTTATTCGGGGAATTACCGCCTCAATGCCTTCTTCTGCAGTCGCAGAGATCCGCGCGTTGGAAGCGGCATTATCACCGGAACAGAATGATGCGGAACAGGTGCGTTTATTTGACACTATTGTGCTGCGCCAACGAGATCAAGCGGCGAAAAAAATTGTGCGTCATTTTGCTGCTGAGTCGGCGTTACTGCTGGCGATTAGCCCGTTTGCCGTGTTAGACATGGCCTTAGTGTTGTGGCGCAACCAGAAGATGATCAGTCAGATAGCCGAGAGTTATGGTATCAAACTGGGTTACTGGAGCCGTATCAGGCTCTTTCGCGGGATTGTGCTCAATATCCTTTATGCCGGTACAACGGAACTTGCGATGGATATCGGCAATCAATTGTTATCTGTTGAATTGACTGGCAAGTTATCCGCCAGATTAGGGCAGGGGCTCGGCGCGGGGTTACTGACTGCCAGACTCGGATATCAGGCGATGGCACTATGTCGACCGCTAGCATTTGATGATAAACAACGACCGCGTTTGTCGGGTATTCATAAAGAATTACTGCAAGAGCTGCAACAACTTCGCCAAAAAGCCAAGCAGGCGACTGAAGATAACGAAGTATCCTAA
- a CDS encoding DUF2057 domain-containing protein, with amino-acid sequence MKLTVTASALFALLSSSSVLAANLNIPMSFEYLALDGQEVETNHFTHKADLTLSDGEHKIAIRYSDVYDDGISESPNFVKSSPFIVTLNTSGDHQYILLPKSKIVAPQKYAKAPEVIIKRKDGGAVDYSIVQTQLKEDSFMSKLLGTDTGVDVDSASVAVTAGKELPTAPIKQPTEVEAMTTPVTAPAAQTPASQTDSAHAGQMLQYWWLHADAATRKEFMSWAIKQL; translated from the coding sequence ATGAAATTAACTGTTACCGCTTCAGCGCTGTTTGCGCTTCTTAGCTCATCTTCCGTATTGGCGGCCAACCTCAATATTCCCATGTCTTTTGAATATTTGGCTCTGGATGGACAAGAAGTCGAGACTAACCATTTTACACATAAAGCAGACCTTACCCTGTCTGACGGCGAACACAAAATCGCGATCCGCTACAGTGATGTATACGATGATGGGATTAGCGAAAGCCCTAATTTTGTAAAGTCATCACCCTTCATTGTGACACTGAATACCAGCGGCGATCATCAATATATTCTGCTGCCGAAAAGCAAAATTGTAGCACCACAAAAATATGCCAAGGCGCCTGAAGTGATTATCAAACGTAAAGATGGTGGCGCAGTCGATTACAGTATCGTACAGACCCAACTGAAAGAAGATTCCTTTATGAGTAAACTTTTAGGCACGGATACTGGTGTTGATGTTGACTCTGCTTCTGTAGCCGTCACCGCAGGAAAGGAGTTACCCACTGCGCCTATCAAACAACCAACAGAAGTTGAGGCCATGACAACCCCAGTAACCGCACCCGCGGCACAGACTCCAGCGAGTCAGACAGACTCAGCACATGCCGGCCAAATGCTGCAATACTGGTGGTTGCATGCTGATGCGGCAACCCGAAAAGAGTTTATGAGCTGGGCTATCAAGCAATTGTAA
- a CDS encoding sulfite exporter TauE/SafE family protein, giving the protein MEIVAHSGSWLLLAIVGLIAGFIDAVVGGGGLLSIPALLTLGMPPHLALGTNKLAASFGSSMAAYTYYRQHLLQPKLWRSCFVATAIGALCGSILVYLVDTSWLEKLLPLLIIIIALYSLLSKKALKDKPALDEEHPKRSHKILQGLILGGYDGFAGPGIGAIWIVSSKTLHKLSFLKSCALSRAMTFASNTTALTVFLLLGKVDLAIGLLLGLSMMLGSFVGAHSAIRFGLPFIRPLFITMVMAMALHLTWSAWL; this is encoded by the coding sequence GTGGAAATAGTTGCACATTCAGGAAGCTGGTTGCTGTTAGCCATTGTTGGGTTAATTGCTGGCTTTATTGATGCGGTAGTTGGTGGTGGTGGGCTGTTGTCTATCCCCGCACTACTGACACTCGGGATGCCACCGCATCTTGCACTGGGTACCAATAAACTGGCGGCAAGTTTTGGCTCTTCAATGGCGGCTTACACCTACTACCGACAGCATCTGTTGCAACCCAAACTCTGGCGTTCCTGTTTTGTGGCGACCGCCATTGGTGCACTATGTGGCAGCATTTTAGTCTATCTGGTAGATACGTCTTGGCTTGAAAAGCTACTACCATTGCTGATCATCATCATCGCGCTGTACAGTCTGTTGAGTAAAAAGGCACTGAAAGACAAACCAGCTTTAGATGAAGAACATCCTAAACGCAGCCATAAGATCCTTCAGGGTTTAATCCTCGGCGGTTATGATGGTTTCGCTGGCCCTGGCATTGGCGCGATCTGGATAGTCAGCTCAAAAACACTCCATAAGTTGTCATTTCTTAAAAGCTGCGCTTTATCACGAGCAATGACCTTTGCCAGTAATACTACTGCGCTAACCGTGTTCTTATTGCTCGGCAAAGTTGACCTTGCTATTGGATTATTGCTTGGACTTAGCATGATGCTTGGCTCCTTTGTGGGTGCCCATTCAGCGATTCGCTTTGGCCTGCCGTTTATTCGACCACTGTTTATCACCATGGTCATGGCAATGGCGTTACATCTCACCTGGAGTGCTTGGTTATGA
- a CDS encoding YcjX family GTP-binding protein, whose amino-acid sequence MNRHWQQLKNKALELSYRTANQHLRLAVTGLAGAGKTAFITAIINKLLLVSPNNSKQLPLFSVCRDQRLLATKRVLQPDLQLASFGYETALNQLLAETPQWPPSTTNISELRLAIKFRPAQGLLAKFLDDTSATLLLDIVDYPGEWLLDLPMLGLSYQQWCDSVWASIDNFRLSPYFEAFEAKVSALLPDAEASDEQLAMVAASYQQLLLDMVQQQGFYLAQPGRLLLPGDLAGAPILSFFPLLPQQLMAEKWVSGSIYRVLEHRYREYVAKVVKPFYYDYFAGFDRQLVLVDCFTALNRGKAQFEDMTRALNAITQSFRFGNSSLLRRLFAPKIDKLLFAASKVDQITRDQQGNVLALLNAMLAPGRNFADSAGCSVETMAVSAIRATRPGMVSDNEYGEQEVVTGTRLSDRQYVTLYPGQVPRHLPDETFWQQQGFHFCDFAPPKVDSAEDFEHVRLDHLLEFLLGDKLQ is encoded by the coding sequence ATGAATCGCCACTGGCAGCAACTGAAAAATAAAGCATTAGAGCTGAGTTATCGCACTGCAAACCAGCATCTGCGACTGGCAGTCACAGGACTCGCCGGCGCAGGAAAAACGGCGTTTATTACGGCAATCATCAATAAGCTATTACTTGTGTCTCCCAATAACAGTAAACAACTGCCGCTTTTTTCCGTGTGTCGAGATCAACGATTGCTGGCGACGAAACGCGTACTACAACCGGATTTACAATTAGCCAGTTTTGGCTATGAAACAGCGCTCAATCAATTACTGGCGGAAACACCGCAGTGGCCGCCGTCCACCACCAATATCAGCGAACTACGGTTAGCAATCAAGTTTCGGCCGGCGCAAGGACTGTTAGCTAAGTTTCTCGATGATACTAGTGCCACCCTGTTATTGGATATTGTCGATTATCCGGGTGAATGGTTATTGGATTTACCTATGTTGGGTCTGAGTTATCAGCAATGGTGTGATAGCGTGTGGGCATCCATTGATAATTTCAGGTTATCTCCCTATTTCGAGGCTTTTGAGGCAAAGGTGAGTGCCCTATTGCCTGACGCTGAAGCCAGCGATGAACAGCTTGCCATGGTAGCGGCGAGTTACCAACAACTGTTGTTGGACATGGTACAGCAGCAAGGATTTTATCTGGCACAACCGGGCAGATTGCTGTTACCCGGCGATTTGGCCGGCGCCCCAATCCTGAGCTTTTTCCCATTATTACCCCAACAACTCATGGCAGAAAAATGGGTATCTGGCTCAATTTATCGGGTACTAGAACACCGCTACCGCGAGTACGTCGCTAAAGTCGTCAAACCCTTTTATTACGACTATTTCGCTGGCTTTGACCGACAGTTGGTACTGGTGGATTGTTTTACAGCGCTTAATCGCGGTAAAGCACAATTTGAAGATATGACCCGGGCACTTAACGCCATTACCCAGAGTTTTCGGTTTGGCAACAGCAGTTTGTTACGACGTCTGTTTGCGCCCAAGATAGACAAACTGCTATTCGCCGCGAGTAAAGTGGATCAGATCACTCGTGATCAACAAGGTAATGTGTTAGCACTGTTAAATGCCATGCTGGCTCCAGGGCGAAACTTTGCCGACAGTGCTGGCTGTAGTGTTGAAACCATGGCGGTGAGTGCTATTCGCGCCACTCGTCCAGGAATGGTGAGTGATAACGAATATGGTGAGCAGGAGGTGGTTACCGGTACCCGACTCAGCGATCGCCAATATGTAACGCTCTATCCTGGTCAGGTCCCAAGGCATTTGCCGGATGAAACATTCTGGCAGCAACAAGGGTTTCACTTCTGTGATTTTGCGCCACCTAAAGTGGATAGTGCCGAGGACTTTGAACACGTGCGTCTCGACCATCTGCTTGAGTTTTTGTTAGGGGACAAACTGCAATGA
- a CDS encoding DNA polymerase II produces MPTSGFTTVKGRILTRQTLPATDGMCLRYCLKTDSGPLTVDVPGEAQVAFVPQFAVAAIARRFPSVTCRHLPMKDFQQQPVAAVYCHNRKQFRELQRWSREQQIALHEAEIRPHQRYLIERFIALDAEFFGCFNENNAAHFVASKARPATLADDVALNVVSLDVECSFNGELYSVGLYGENDQGVLLRKVIMVGQAHGSEDWIDWVADEKHLLEALVAWFAAWQPDVMLGWSVVTFDLALLWRRFAFYNIPAALGRDGALLEWLVEGKFRPETLLLPGIVVLDGIDWLKAAFYKFERYSLEHVSQQLLGEGKDIQDVDNRGQEITRLFQEDKLALARYNLSDCRLVWQIFAKTHLLSFAIARAQLTGLEFGRVGASVAAFNNLYLPHLHRAGYIAPAEPVSDGLESPGGYVMDSIPGLYCDILVLDFKSLYPSIIRTFLIDPLGMILGLAQEPSETVDGYRGARFSRQHFILPKLVAKLAQAREQAKQQKDAPLSQAIKIIMNSLYGVLGSRGCVFHDARLASSITMRGHWIMQTTKTWIEELGYKVIYGDTDSTFIWLGDKHGIKEPEDFGIKLAADITERWRDYIKQAFGLECALELEFDSHYQRFLMPTLRGSVEGSKKRYVGAVRGVDGELELIFKGMEQVRSDWSPIAKRIQYELYQRLFNDLDVAEYLSEQVELLQQGKLDDELVFSKQLRRSVDAYQSNVPHVKVAQLLVSAFDDSSYGKKGQRVEYIITVNGPEPVELTRSAVDYLYYLEKQIKPIAEPVLSMLNLSFNQLVLRQMTLI; encoded by the coding sequence ATGCCCACCAGCGGTTTCACTACAGTCAAAGGCAGAATTCTTACTCGGCAGACATTGCCAGCCACAGATGGGATGTGCCTGCGTTACTGTTTGAAGACCGATTCAGGACCGCTGACGGTGGACGTCCCTGGCGAAGCTCAGGTGGCTTTTGTTCCGCAATTTGCGGTCGCCGCCATTGCCCGCAGATTCCCGTCTGTCACCTGTCGTCATTTGCCGATGAAGGACTTTCAGCAGCAACCCGTAGCTGCTGTATATTGCCACAACCGCAAACAATTTCGTGAGCTACAACGTTGGAGCCGGGAACAGCAAATTGCGCTACATGAAGCAGAAATTCGTCCACACCAGCGCTATTTGATAGAGCGTTTTATCGCTCTGGATGCCGAATTTTTTGGCTGTTTTAACGAGAATAATGCAGCTCATTTTGTTGCCAGTAAAGCTCGACCTGCGACATTGGCCGATGATGTAGCACTTAATGTTGTGTCATTAGATGTGGAGTGCAGTTTCAATGGCGAACTGTATTCCGTTGGCTTATATGGTGAGAATGACCAAGGCGTACTGTTGCGCAAAGTGATAATGGTGGGTCAAGCTCATGGTAGTGAGGACTGGATAGATTGGGTTGCAGATGAAAAGCACTTGTTAGAAGCTTTGGTTGCCTGGTTCGCTGCATGGCAGCCAGATGTCATGCTTGGATGGTCGGTAGTGACCTTTGATTTAGCGCTGTTATGGCGCCGTTTTGCTTTTTATAACATTCCTGCCGCGCTTGGCCGTGATGGCGCCTTGCTGGAGTGGTTGGTTGAAGGCAAATTCCGACCGGAAACATTGCTGTTGCCTGGCATTGTTGTACTTGATGGCATCGATTGGCTCAAAGCGGCATTTTATAAATTTGAACGCTATTCACTGGAACATGTGTCGCAACAGTTGTTGGGTGAGGGCAAGGATATACAGGATGTCGATAATCGTGGGCAGGAAATCACCAGACTTTTTCAGGAAGATAAGCTGGCACTGGCTCGTTATAACCTTAGTGACTGCCGACTGGTGTGGCAGATCTTTGCTAAAACCCATCTGCTGTCATTCGCTATCGCCAGAGCGCAACTCACTGGGCTGGAGTTCGGCCGGGTAGGGGCGTCAGTCGCCGCTTTTAATAACCTGTATTTGCCGCATCTGCATCGCGCTGGATATATCGCACCAGCTGAACCAGTGAGTGATGGCTTGGAAAGTCCGGGTGGCTATGTGATGGACTCTATCCCTGGTCTTTATTGCGATATTCTGGTGTTGGATTTTAAAAGTCTGTATCCCTCTATTATCCGCACGTTTTTGATTGATCCGCTTGGGATGATCCTCGGCTTAGCGCAGGAACCCAGCGAAACCGTAGATGGTTATCGCGGTGCCCGGTTTTCCAGACAGCACTTTATTCTACCTAAATTAGTGGCGAAACTGGCTCAAGCTAGGGAACAAGCAAAGCAACAGAAAGATGCGCCGTTATCACAAGCGATCAAGATCATCATGAACTCACTTTATGGCGTGCTGGGGTCCCGAGGCTGCGTGTTTCACGACGCCAGACTTGCCAGCTCTATTACCATGCGTGGTCACTGGATCATGCAAACCACTAAGACTTGGATTGAAGAACTAGGCTATAAAGTCATCTATGGCGATACTGATTCCACCTTTATCTGGCTTGGCGACAAACATGGTATCAAAGAGCCCGAAGACTTTGGCATCAAGCTTGCCGCTGACATCACCGAAAGATGGCGAGACTATATTAAACAAGCCTTTGGACTGGAATGTGCGCTGGAATTGGAGTTTGACAGCCATTATCAACGCTTTTTGATGCCAACGCTGCGAGGTTCTGTTGAAGGTTCTAAGAAACGCTATGTAGGGGCCGTACGTGGTGTAGATGGTGAACTGGAGCTGATCTTCAAAGGTATGGAGCAAGTTCGCAGTGATTGGAGCCCCATCGCTAAACGCATTCAATACGAACTTTATCAACGCCTATTTAACGATCTTGATGTTGCCGAATATTTGTCCGAACAAGTAGAACTTTTACAGCAGGGTAAGCTGGATGATGAATTGGTTTTCAGTAAACAGCTGCGTCGCTCAGTAGATGCCTACCAGTCAAACGTGCCACATGTAAAAGTTGCACAGTTGCTAGTCAGTGCATTTGACGATTCGTCCTAT
- the dinG gene encoding ATP-dependent DNA helicase DinG — MLAANVKNQIREIYKAISSALPNFRSRREQNYMVAEISKTLAGEYDKQRRIIVIEAGTGIGKSLAYILGTIPLALASKKKVCISTATVALQEQLLHKDLPFFLQHSGIDFKFGLVKGRQRYVCLAKLEMLIGESSTGQMAMWQTKPDQSQIQSLQQLLQDYRAGRWNGEWDTLETPLPDHLWQQIASDKHSCHKQLANHAKCPFHKAREDIEEWDVLIANHSLLLADLELGGGVILPEPENLFYVVDEAHHLPIVARDFSSAQVPVRGAADWLEKIGKLAGKLQTQIKSNNIIAPAQAMMDHVEELTSLLNKVAHFCETQPKLFANEDQRWRFEHGKLPGALLILAENLATASSDALKQFNKMQLLLNESFKDGEIPKHQAEALLTECGFMLQRLENLQKLWKMMAREDNPKGAPLARWIEVISGKQPDYLCSASPIEVGFMLENMLWEKAAGVVLCSATLRALNSFEHFTYQVGLSLNDGSRYLALQSPFDFANNATLFLPQMQTEPADDAYTDELAQQIKALVEEEQATLVLFASYWQMEKVTELLKDKLPVAPLIQGSAPRQLLLETHKQRCDSGQPSILFGTGSFSEGLDLPGDYLTNLIVTKLPFAVPTSPVEQAHSEYIKLKGGNPFLQLTIPDASRKLVQSCGRLLRKEEDYGRITILDRRLVSKRYGKALLDALPPYRRVIE, encoded by the coding sequence ATGCTTGCTGCCAATGTAAAAAACCAGATCCGCGAGATTTATAAGGCGATATCCAGCGCGCTACCCAATTTCCGCTCCCGCCGGGAACAAAATTATATGGTGGCAGAAATCTCCAAAACGTTGGCAGGGGAATACGATAAGCAGCGCCGCATCATAGTGATTGAAGCGGGTACAGGTATTGGTAAATCGCTGGCCTATATTCTGGGCACCATTCCGCTGGCATTGGCATCCAAGAAAAAAGTCTGTATCTCCACCGCAACCGTGGCACTGCAAGAGCAGTTGCTGCACAAAGACCTCCCCTTCTTTTTACAGCACTCGGGCATCGATTTTAAATTCGGCCTGGTAAAAGGGCGGCAGCGTTATGTTTGTCTGGCAAAGCTGGAGATGCTGATTGGCGAAAGCAGCACGGGTCAGATGGCAATGTGGCAAACCAAGCCGGATCAATCACAAATACAGTCACTGCAACAGTTACTGCAGGATTATCGCGCCGGACGCTGGAATGGCGAGTGGGATACCCTAGAAACCCCATTACCGGATCACCTTTGGCAACAGATAGCCTCAGATAAACACAGTTGTCATAAGCAACTGGCCAACCACGCAAAATGCCCGTTTCACAAAGCCAGAGAAGATATTGAGGAATGGGATGTGTTAATTGCCAACCACAGTCTGCTGCTGGCCGATCTAGAACTCGGTGGCGGGGTGATTCTACCAGAACCAGAAAATCTTTTTTATGTTGTTGATGAGGCCCATCACCTGCCAATTGTGGCGCGGGACTTTTCCAGCGCCCAAGTGCCTGTGCGAGGTGCTGCTGACTGGCTGGAGAAAATAGGCAAACTCGCCGGGAAGCTGCAAACACAGATAAAGAGTAACAATATCATCGCGCCAGCACAGGCGATGATGGACCACGTTGAGGAACTCACGTCATTACTCAATAAAGTGGCACATTTTTGCGAAACACAACCCAAGCTGTTTGCCAATGAAGATCAACGCTGGCGCTTTGAGCATGGCAAATTGCCAGGAGCCTTATTGATCCTGGCGGAAAACCTGGCTACCGCCAGTAGCGATGCACTCAAACAGTTCAATAAGATGCAATTGCTACTGAATGAAAGTTTTAAAGACGGTGAGATCCCCAAACATCAGGCCGAAGCCTTACTTACTGAATGTGGTTTTATGCTGCAACGGCTGGAAAACCTGCAGAAGCTTTGGAAAATGATGGCGCGGGAAGACAATCCGAAAGGAGCCCCCCTTGCCCGCTGGATTGAAGTGATTAGCGGTAAACAGCCTGACTATCTTTGCAGCGCATCCCCCATCGAAGTGGGCTTTATGCTGGAAAACATGCTGTGGGAAAAAGCTGCCGGCGTGGTACTTTGCAGCGCCACGCTGCGTGCGCTCAACAGCTTTGAACATTTCACTTATCAAGTGGGATTATCGCTCAATGATGGCAGTCGCTATCTGGCGCTACAATCACCGTTTGATTTTGCCAATAACGCGACACTGTTTTTACCGCAAATGCAGACTGAGCCCGCAGATGATGCCTATACGGACGAACTGGCGCAACAGATTAAAGCCTTGGTCGAAGAAGAGCAGGCAACCTTAGTGCTGTTTGCTTCTTACTGGCAAATGGAAAAAGTCACCGAGTTACTCAAAGACAAATTACCGGTTGCGCCGCTTATTCAGGGCAGTGCGCCGCGACAACTGTTGCTAGAAACGCATAAACAGCGTTGTGATAGCGGCCAACCCAGCATTTTATTCGGCACGGGCAGCTTCTCCGAAGGTCTGGATTTGCCCGGTGATTATCTGACCAATCTCATTGTCACTAAACTCCCTTTTGCTGTGCCCACTTCCCCCGTGGAACAGGCACATTCGGAATATATCAAACTGAAAGGAGGTAATCCTTTTCTACAATTGACGATTCCCGATGCCAGCCGCAAGCTAGTCCAGAGTTGTGGACGTTTGCTGCGAAAAGAGGAAGACTATGGCCGAATTACCATCCTTGATCGCAGGCTGGTCAGCAAACGTTACGGTAAAGCACTGCTCGACGCCTTACCGCCCTACCGCCGCGTTATTGAATAA
- a CDS encoding primosomal replication protein, which translates to MNQQQLVSKLREQLVQLEQQVLQHDASLPAKDHKLLAHLERFNDELFHQNGAKLAPCVQQLRDNINQLEKQLQLQMSAATVSRTCEKIQDRFSALKRAMATTAIDVKEQQQQKLSKQRYFQQKQSLHHEQSGFSWIASQVMSSSHKLYDELNKHLNWEKKILFKIEQLQSQLDTCHSTAKIAVQNDLLLMHRRLGKCRQAISYIEDRIQTFERPQQNNHR; encoded by the coding sequence ATGAACCAACAACAACTGGTAAGCAAATTGCGTGAACAGTTGGTGCAGCTGGAACAACAAGTATTGCAACACGATGCATCACTCCCCGCCAAGGACCACAAATTACTGGCCCATCTTGAACGCTTCAATGATGAACTATTTCATCAGAATGGCGCCAAGCTCGCACCTTGTGTGCAACAACTCCGAGACAATATCAACCAATTAGAAAAACAGCTGCAATTACAGATGTCAGCAGCGACGGTCAGCAGGACCTGTGAAAAAATTCAGGATCGCTTTTCAGCACTAAAGCGGGCTATGGCAACCACGGCGATAGATGTCAAAGAACAGCAGCAACAAAAACTGAGTAAACAACGATATTTCCAGCAAAAGCAGTCCTTGCACCACGAGCAGAGCGGCTTCAGCTGGATTGCCAGTCAGGTGATGTCAAGCAGCCATAAGCTGTACGACGAACTAAATAAACACCTGAATTGGGAGAAGAAAATTTTATTCAAAATTGAACAATTGCAATCGCAGCTAGACACCTGTCATAGTACTGCAAAAATTGCGGTCCAGAATGACCTGCTTTTGATGCACCGCCGTTTGGGTAAGTGCCGCCAGGCCATCAGCTATATTGAAGATCGCATCCAAACGTTCGAACGCCCGCAGCAAAATAACCATCGTTAA
- a CDS encoding late competence development ComFB family protein yields the protein MQLDIRNYYEVLLMEILSDEGLLEELPENYLADLACITLNQLPVRYIHHLVDTYFYDDIGEQEQMRREIYSALEKSRAFLKSKLAKDGKTTESSSMS from the coding sequence ATGCAACTGGATATCCGCAATTACTACGAAGTACTACTGATGGAAATTCTGTCTGATGAAGGGCTGCTAGAGGAGCTTCCTGAAAACTATCTGGCGGATCTTGCGTGTATTACGTTAAACCAATTGCCCGTGCGCTATATCCACCATCTGGTAGATACTTATTTTTACGATGATATTGGTGAACAAGAACAGATGCGCCGAGAAATCTACTCAGCACTGGAAAAATCCAGAGCCTTTTTGAAATCTAAATTAGCCAAAGACGGCAAGACAACTGAATCATCATCGATGAGCTAG
- a CDS encoding ComEA family DNA-binding protein produces MKRYLKTVAMAVAMLAPMYIFTSYAETVAPEVVKQAEQLQKVNVNTASAAELQLLKGIGEAKAKAIVEYRETNGKFASLEDLTKVKGIGPKFIEKNGHLLSL; encoded by the coding sequence ATGAAACGCTATCTGAAAACGGTGGCAATGGCGGTTGCCATGCTTGCACCAATGTATATTTTTACATCCTATGCAGAAACTGTTGCTCCGGAAGTTGTTAAGCAAGCAGAGCAGCTACAAAAAGTAAATGTTAATACTGCCAGTGCTGCTGAGTTGCAGCTCCTTAAGGGGATTGGTGAAGCAAAAGCCAAGGCAATCGTGGAATATCGGGAAACCAACGGCAAATTCGCGTCCTTAGAGGATTTGACCAAAGTAAAAGGGATTGGCCCGAAATTCATTGAAAAGAACGGCCACTTGTTGTCATTGTGA
- a CDS encoding histone deacetylase family protein: MIPVSYHASYSTLALPPHHRFPIGKYQALFHWLQQSDICHHFQIMSPSAIAPVQLCLVHDPEYIQQFINGTLPKEKMRRIGFPWSEALVRRTLHSLGGTLLATQQALEQRIAMQISGGYHHAYRDFGSGYCIFNDLVFAAASVISQGTVDRALIIDCDVHQGDGTANMTVGRDDIISCSIHCTKNFPARKQQSHYDLELPPDSNGSEYFELLQQSIPWILHRHQPQIIFYDAGVDVHRDDELGLLNLTTQDIYLRDKWILGLAAAKEIPIVCVSGGGYCHDTLQLISRHSQLYLAAAECFAN; this comes from the coding sequence TTGATCCCGGTCAGCTATCACGCCAGCTACTCAACGCTGGCGTTACCCCCCCACCACCGCTTTCCGATTGGCAAATATCAGGCGCTGTTCCACTGGTTACAACAAAGTGATATTTGCCATCACTTTCAAATAATGTCGCCCTCAGCTATTGCGCCGGTTCAGCTATGTCTGGTTCATGATCCTGAGTATATCCAGCAGTTTATCAATGGCACACTTCCCAAAGAAAAAATGCGACGTATTGGATTCCCGTGGAGTGAAGCTTTGGTAAGGCGTACTTTACATTCGTTGGGAGGGACACTACTTGCTACGCAGCAAGCACTAGAACAGCGAATAGCCATGCAAATTAGCGGCGGTTATCATCATGCCTATCGCGACTTTGGCAGTGGCTATTGCATTTTTAATGATCTGGTATTTGCCGCTGCTAGCGTAATCAGTCAAGGAACAGTCGACCGCGCGCTGATCATTGATTGCGATGTCCATCAAGGCGATGGAACTGCCAATATGACGGTTGGGCGGGATGACATCATCAGTTGCTCTATTCACTGCACAAAAAATTTTCCTGCACGTAAGCAACAATCACACTACGACCTTGAACTACCACCTGACAGTAATGGCTCAGAGTATTTTGAGTTACTTCAGCAATCGATACCTTGGATATTGCATCGTCATCAGCCACAGATTATTTTTTATGATGCTGGTGTCGACGTTCATCGAGACGATGAATTGGGTCTGTTAAACCTAACAACGCAAGACATCTATCTGCGCGATAAATGGATATTAGGGCTTGCTGCTGCCAAGGAGATCCCAATTGTGTGCGTCAGTGGAGGCGGATATTGCCACGACACTCTACAATTAATCTCTAGACACAGTCAGTTATATCTTGCCGCCGCTGAATGCTTTGCAAACTGA